The following coding sequences lie in one Sorex araneus isolate mSorAra2 chromosome 4, mSorAra2.pri, whole genome shotgun sequence genomic window:
- the TRIP6 gene encoding thyroid receptor-interacting protein 6, with amino-acid sequence MSGPTWLPPKQPEPARALHGRALARGAPGPPSAHGAALQPHPRVSFCPLPSEQCYQVPGGPEERGLAWVGCHGTPQRSQGLPPDRGGMCPGSLDAEIDSLTSMLAELDGGRGHPARRPERQAYEPPQPPAYRPGACPLKLNGGGAPSPLLPTCPYGGPTPASYTTASTPAGPAFPVQVKVAQPVRGCGPPRRGASQASGPLPGPHFPLSGRGEVWGAGYNRSRREPGPGGKEDTAAVTGPGRSSGYGPQGPLSQPPELELERLTKKLVQDMNHPPSGEYFGRCGGCGEDVVGDGAGVVALDRVFHVGCFVCATCGAQLRGQHFYAVERRAYCEHCYVATLEKCSTCSQPILDRILRAMGKAYHPGCFTCVVCHRGLDGIPFTVDATSQIHCIEDFHRKFAPRCSVCGGAIMPEPGQEETVRIVALDRSFHVGCYKCEECGLLLSSEGECQGCYPLDGHILCKTCSAWRIQELSATVTTDC; translated from the exons ATGTCGGGTCCCACCTGGCTCCCCCCGAAGCAGCCGGAGCCCGCCAGGGCCCTCCACGGGAGAGCACTCGCCCGGGGCGCCCCGGGCCCCCCGTCAGCTCACGGAGCAG cactccagccccaccccagggtcAGTTTTTGCCCCCTTCCGTCTGAGCAGTGCTACCAGGTCCCCGGGGGTCCGGAGGAGCGGGGGCTGGCCTGGGTGGGGTGCCATGGCACACCCCAGCGCTCGCAG GGGCTGCCCCCAGACAGAGGGGGCATGTGCCCCGGAAGTCTGGATGCCGAGATTGATTCGCTCACCAGCATGTTGGCGGAGCTGGACGGGGGTCGTGGCCACCCTGCACGGCGGCCAGAGCGGCAG GCATATGAGCCCCCGCAGCCTCCTGCTTACCGCCCAGGAGCCTGCCCCCTAAAGCTGAATGGAGGGGGTGCTCCTTCCCCGCTGCTCCCCACGTGTCCCTACGggggccccaccccagcctcctacACCACCGCCAGTACCCCCGCCGGGCCCGCCTTTCCCGTGCAAGTGAAGGTGGCGCAGCCTGTGCGAGGCTGTGGCCCCCCCAGGCGGGGGGCCTCTCAGGCCTCcgggcccctcccgggcccccacTTTCCTCTCTCAGGCCGGGGTGAGGTCTGGGGGGCTGGCTATAACAGGAGCCGCCgggagccaggcccagggggCAAAGAAGACACAGCTGCGGTCACAGGCCCTGGAAGGAGCAGTGGGTACGGGCCCCAG GGGCCCCTGAGCCAGCCGccagagctggagctggagcggcTGACCAAGAAGCTGGTGCAGGACATGAACCACCCTCCCAGCGGCGAGTACTTCG GCCGGTGTGGCGGCTGCGGAGAGGATGTGGTCGGGGATGGGGCCGGAGTGGTGGCCCTGGACCGCGTCTTCCACGTCGGCTGCTTCGTGTGTGCCACGTGTGGGGCGCAGCTGCGGGGCCAGCACTTCTACGCCGTGGAGAGGAGGGCGTACTGCGAGCACTGCTATGTG gCCACTCTGGAAAAATGTTCCACCTGCTCCCAGCCCATCCTGGACCGGATCCTGCGGGCCATGGGCAAAGCCTACCACCCCGGCTGCTTCACCTGCGTGGTCTGCCACCGCGGCCTCGACGGGATCCCCTTCACAGTGGACGCCACCAGCCAGATCCACTGTATCGAGGACTTCCACAG GAAGTTTGCCCCACGGTGCTCTGTATGTGGCGGTGCCATTATGCCCGAGCCAGGGCAGGAGGAAACGGTGCGCATCGTGGCCCTGGACCGCAGTTTCCACGTGGGATGTTACAAGTGCGAG gaGTGTGGGCTGTTGTTGTCCTCTGAGGGGGAATGCCAGGGCTGCTACCCGCTGGACGGGCACATCCTGTGCAAAACCTGCAGCGCCTGGCGCATCCAGGAGCTCTCGGCCACTGTCACCACCGATTGCTGA